Proteins from one Streptosporangium becharense genomic window:
- the yicI gene encoding alpha-xylosidase, with protein MKFKDGYWRVRPGVRGEYATAAFDVTADARAVRVLAPTRPITRRGNTIDGPVLRVDVSSPMPDVIRVRAVHFAGSVPDAPAFTVHEDPDVPVAIDVDAGEVSLTSGALRVGLRRDAPWDMVFSAGGRELTRSGAKCLGIVHDADDRHFMVEQLHLSAGELVYGLGERFGALVRNGQTVDIWNEDGGTSSEMAYKNIPFYLTNRGYGVFVNHPGRVSFEVGSETVSRVQFSAEGHDLEYLVIHGPTPAEILRRYTALTGRPALPPAWSFGLWLSTSFTTDYDEATVTSFVDGMAERDLPLSVFHFDCFWMRQFRWCDFEWDPDVFPDPAGMLGRLKERGLRICVWINPYIAQASALFEEGAAAGYLLRRPDGRVWQDDHWQAGRALVDFTAPRAREWYAGKLRGLLDMGVDSFKTDFGERIPTDVAWADGSDPERMHNYYSLLYNETVHEVLAGHRGAGEAVLFARAATVGGQRLPVHWGGDCESSFEAMAESLRGGLSLGMAGFGFWSHDIGGFEGLPDPAVFKRWIAFGLLSSHSRLHGSRSYRVPWLFDEESVDVLRSFTRLKARLMPYLYAVAVQATREGMPTMRAMQLEFPGDRGCDYLDAQYMLGPDLLVAPVLSADGEVSYYVPAGAWTRLLDGTPVEGPGWRTERHGFDSLPLLVRPGAVLPTGARSDRPDYDYADGVTLNVYRFADGARRTVTVPTADGGVGAVFEVSRSGDRLRADLVEGTPESWNLLLAGETGAGHVSGGRSETTPAGVRVAADPGTGHIEIVLSPKE; from the coding sequence ATGAAGTTCAAAGACGGTTACTGGCGGGTGCGTCCGGGTGTGCGGGGCGAGTACGCCACCGCCGCCTTCGACGTGACCGCGGACGCCCGCGCGGTACGGGTGCTCGCCCCCACCAGGCCGATCACCCGTCGCGGCAATACCATCGACGGCCCGGTGCTGCGGGTCGACGTGTCGTCCCCGATGCCGGACGTGATCCGCGTGCGGGCGGTGCACTTCGCCGGGTCGGTGCCGGACGCACCCGCGTTCACGGTGCACGAGGACCCGGACGTCCCGGTGGCGATCGACGTCGACGCCGGGGAGGTGAGCCTGACCAGCGGCGCGCTGCGGGTCGGGCTGCGCCGGGACGCACCCTGGGACATGGTCTTCAGCGCGGGCGGGCGGGAACTCACCCGCAGCGGCGCCAAGTGCCTGGGCATCGTGCACGACGCCGACGACCGGCATTTCATGGTCGAACAGCTGCACCTGAGCGCCGGGGAGCTCGTCTACGGCCTGGGCGAGCGGTTCGGCGCGCTGGTGCGCAACGGCCAGACCGTCGACATCTGGAACGAGGACGGCGGCACCAGCAGTGAGATGGCGTACAAGAACATCCCGTTCTACCTCACCAACCGCGGTTACGGGGTGTTCGTCAACCATCCGGGCCGGGTGTCGTTCGAGGTCGGCTCGGAGACGGTGTCGCGGGTCCAGTTCAGCGCCGAGGGACACGACCTGGAGTACCTCGTCATCCACGGCCCGACGCCGGCGGAGATCCTGCGCCGCTACACCGCGCTGACCGGCCGCCCGGCGCTCCCGCCGGCCTGGTCGTTCGGCCTGTGGCTGTCCACCTCCTTCACCACCGACTACGACGAGGCGACCGTGACGTCCTTCGTCGACGGCATGGCCGAGCGGGACCTGCCGTTGAGCGTGTTCCACTTCGACTGCTTCTGGATGCGGCAGTTCCGCTGGTGCGACTTCGAGTGGGACCCCGACGTGTTCCCCGACCCGGCCGGCATGCTCGGCCGGCTCAAGGAGCGCGGCCTGCGGATCTGCGTCTGGATCAACCCGTACATCGCGCAGGCGTCGGCGTTGTTCGAGGAGGGTGCGGCGGCGGGCTACCTGCTGCGCCGCCCGGACGGCCGCGTCTGGCAGGACGACCACTGGCAGGCCGGTCGGGCGTTGGTGGACTTCACCGCACCCAGGGCCCGCGAGTGGTACGCCGGCAAGCTGCGCGGGCTGCTCGACATGGGCGTGGACTCCTTCAAGACCGACTTCGGCGAGCGGATCCCCACCGACGTGGCGTGGGCCGACGGGTCCGACCCGGAGCGGATGCACAACTACTACAGCCTGCTCTACAACGAGACCGTCCACGAGGTGCTGGCCGGGCACCGGGGGGCGGGCGAGGCCGTGCTGTTCGCCCGCGCGGCCACCGTCGGCGGCCAGCGGCTCCCGGTGCACTGGGGCGGCGACTGCGAGTCGTCCTTCGAGGCGATGGCCGAGAGCCTGCGCGGCGGGCTCTCCCTGGGCATGGCCGGTTTCGGCTTCTGGAGCCACGACATCGGCGGGTTCGAGGGGCTCCCGGACCCGGCGGTCTTCAAACGCTGGATCGCCTTCGGGCTGCTGTCGTCGCACAGCCGGCTGCACGGCAGCCGCTCCTACCGGGTCCCGTGGCTCTTCGACGAGGAGTCCGTCGACGTGCTGCGCTCCTTCACCCGGCTCAAGGCCCGCCTGATGCCCTACCTGTACGCCGTCGCGGTCCAGGCCACCCGGGAGGGCATGCCGACGATGCGGGCGATGCAGCTGGAGTTCCCCGGCGACCGCGGCTGCGACTACCTCGACGCCCAGTACATGCTCGGCCCGGACCTGCTGGTGGCCCCGGTGCTGTCCGCCGACGGCGAGGTCTCCTACTACGTGCCGGCCGGCGCCTGGACCCGGCTGCTGGACGGCACCCCCGTGGAGGGGCCCGGCTGGCGCACCGAGCGGCACGGGTTCGACAGCCTGCCGTTGCTGGTGCGGCCCGGCGCGGTGCTGCCGACGGGCGCCCGCTCCGACCGGCCCGACTACGACTACGCCGACGGCGTCACCCTGAACGTCTACCGCTTCGCCGACGGCGCCCGCCGCACGGTGACCGTTCCCACGGCCGACGGTGGCGTCGGAGCCGTGTTCGAGGTGTCCCGCTCCGGCGACCGGCTCCGCGCCGACCTGGTGGAGGGCACCCCGGAGAGCTGGAACCTGCTGCTCGCCGGGGAGACCGGCGCCGGTCACGTCAGCGGCGGCCGGTCCGAGACCACCCCCGCCGGCGTGCGGGTCGCCGCGGATCCCGGCACCGGCCACATCGAGATCGTCCTCAGTCCCAAGGAGTGA
- a CDS encoding carbohydrate ABC transporter permease, which yields MSVQQVPPAAATAPADGSPAPSRAAVRPARTKIVPTVVLALGGVYAVLPLLWVVIAATKTPEELFSTFSGWPSFNGGFTGNIAALDDYGDGRFWLWMLNSLIYAGGGAFLTVVVSAAAGYALAKYRFAGQRLIFGALLAGVLVPQITLAVPQYLLLSEMGLVGTSWSVILPSVISPYSIYLCRIYAAAAVPDEILEAGRVDGSGEFRLLWSVAVPIMTPGLVTVFLLQFISIWNNFLLPYIMLADDDLFPLTVGLYSLLNRGASQPALYSLVISGSLLSIIPIVALFLFLQRFWRLDLVAGGLKG from the coding sequence ATGAGCGTCCAGCAGGTCCCGCCCGCCGCCGCGACCGCCCCGGCGGACGGCTCCCCGGCACCGTCCCGGGCGGCCGTCCGCCCGGCGCGGACGAAGATCGTGCCCACGGTCGTCCTGGCGCTCGGCGGCGTGTACGCCGTGCTGCCCCTGCTCTGGGTGGTGATCGCGGCCACCAAGACCCCCGAGGAACTGTTCAGCACCTTCTCCGGCTGGCCCAGCTTCAACGGCGGCTTCACCGGCAACATCGCCGCCCTCGACGACTACGGCGACGGCCGGTTCTGGCTGTGGATGCTCAACAGCCTCATCTACGCCGGCGGAGGCGCGTTCCTGACCGTCGTGGTGTCCGCGGCGGCCGGCTACGCCCTGGCCAAGTACCGCTTCGCCGGTCAGCGGCTGATCTTCGGGGCGTTGCTGGCCGGGGTGCTCGTACCGCAGATCACCCTCGCCGTCCCGCAGTACCTGCTGCTGTCGGAGATGGGCCTGGTCGGCACCTCCTGGTCGGTCATCCTGCCCAGCGTGATCAGCCCGTACAGCATCTACCTGTGCCGGATCTACGCCGCCGCCGCCGTCCCCGACGAGATCCTGGAGGCCGGCCGGGTCGACGGGTCCGGCGAGTTCCGGCTGCTGTGGTCGGTGGCGGTACCGATCATGACGCCGGGCCTGGTCACGGTCTTCCTGCTCCAGTTCATCTCAATCTGGAACAACTTCCTGCTGCCGTACATCATGCTGGCCGACGACGACCTGTTCCCGCTCACCGTCGGCCTCTATTCGCTGCTCAACCGGGGCGCCTCCCAGCCCGCCCTGTACAGCCTGGTGATCAGCGGATCACTGCTGTCGATCATCCCGATCGTCGCGCTGTTCCTCTTCCTGCAGCGCTTCTGGCGTCTCGACCTCGTGGCCGGCGGGCTCAAGGGGTGA
- a CDS encoding carbohydrate ABC transporter permease, with amino-acid sequence MTSVRENTPGPGRSGRRGPAVAPYLMTAPAVALFVVFILVPIGYAIWLSLHAMRVRGTGLGIRSEVFIGLENYLDAVRDTAFYEAMQRMLGYGLIMVPATMGLALLFALLLDAPRVGGKRYSRITIFLPYAVPGVIASLLWGFIYLPAVSPITAALEALGLPAADFFGDVSIFFSVANIAVWGSVGFNMVVLYTTLRAIPKELYDAARLDGCAEWQIALKIKIPLLRPALIMTSVFTLIGMLQVFSEPATLRPMTNTVTQDWVPLMRVYQQAFVENDIHLGAATSVMLAGATVLLSLAALAVLRVRNARSDR; translated from the coding sequence ATGACCTCTGTCAGAGAGAACACGCCCGGACCCGGCCGGTCGGGCCGGCGCGGGCCGGCCGTCGCGCCTTACCTGATGACGGCCCCCGCCGTCGCGCTGTTCGTCGTCTTCATCCTGGTCCCGATCGGCTACGCGATCTGGTTGAGCCTGCACGCCATGCGGGTGCGGGGCACCGGGCTCGGCATCCGCAGCGAGGTCTTCATCGGCCTGGAGAACTACCTCGACGCGGTGCGGGACACCGCGTTCTACGAGGCGATGCAACGCATGCTCGGCTACGGCCTGATCATGGTGCCCGCCACCATGGGCCTGGCCCTGCTCTTCGCTCTGCTGCTCGACGCCCCCCGGGTCGGCGGCAAACGCTACTCGCGCATCACGATCTTCCTGCCCTACGCGGTGCCCGGGGTCATCGCCAGCCTGCTCTGGGGCTTCATCTACCTGCCGGCGGTCAGCCCGATCACCGCCGCGCTGGAGGCGCTCGGGCTGCCCGCCGCCGACTTCTTCGGCGACGTGTCGATCTTCTTCTCGGTCGCCAACATCGCGGTCTGGGGGTCCGTCGGGTTCAACATGGTGGTGCTCTACACCACCCTGCGGGCGATCCCCAAGGAGTTGTACGACGCCGCCCGCCTGGACGGCTGCGCCGAGTGGCAGATCGCCCTCAAGATCAAGATTCCGTTGCTGCGTCCGGCCCTCATCATGACCTCGGTCTTCACCCTCATCGGGATGCTCCAGGTCTTCAGTGAACCGGCCACGCTGCGGCCGATGACCAACACCGTCACCCAGGACTGGGTGCCGCTGATGCGGGTCTACCAGCAGGCGTTCGTGGAGAACGACATCCACCTGGGTGCGGCCACCTCGGTGATGCTGGCCGGTGCGACCGTGCTGCTGTCGCTCGCCGCGCTCGCCGTCCTCCGGGTCCGCAACGCGAGGAGCGACCGATGA
- a CDS encoding ABC transporter substrate-binding protein, protein MRRRTFLLSSAATLLLSACGGNASDSGEADPAQAAPIEGDENAAATLTFWAWAENIQRVVDLWNEKNPTQKVTLSGQAAGDELVAKFLTAVKAGNAPDILQVEYQSLPTLITNNALQDLTSVIGPVRSAFPEGTWNLTSFGGATYAVPQDVGPMMLFYREDIFEEMGLAVPATWEEFGALAGTVREKDSKRYLTTFSPGDAGWLAGFAQQAGANWWADENGAWKVTVDDPATRKMLSFWGGLVNSGAILGDPMYTPQWNSQMSDGTIIAWPSAVWGAGVLAGVAASSKGKWRMAPLPQWNAGERFTGFWGGSSTAVSASSKQKAQAAKFAKWMNTDPEALKLLVEIGLYPSASAGQTSEQLGAAPEFMVSQKDYYDSAAEIAKTARGFSSWGPNTNVTYGAFEDLMPTAVRGKSDLAAVAAQVQQMSVADLKKQGYQVVGG, encoded by the coding sequence ATGCGCAGAAGAACGTTCCTCCTCTCGTCGGCGGCGACACTGCTCCTGTCCGCCTGCGGCGGCAACGCCTCCGACTCCGGTGAGGCCGACCCGGCCCAGGCCGCCCCCATCGAGGGTGACGAGAACGCCGCGGCCACGCTCACCTTCTGGGCGTGGGCGGAGAACATCCAGCGGGTGGTCGACCTGTGGAATGAGAAGAACCCCACCCAGAAGGTCACCCTCAGCGGCCAGGCGGCCGGCGACGAGCTGGTCGCCAAGTTCCTCACCGCGGTCAAGGCGGGCAACGCACCTGACATCCTGCAGGTGGAGTACCAGTCGCTGCCGACTCTCATCACCAACAACGCCCTGCAGGACCTGACCAGCGTGATCGGCCCGGTCAGGTCGGCCTTCCCGGAGGGCACCTGGAACCTGACCTCCTTCGGCGGCGCCACCTACGCGGTGCCGCAGGACGTCGGGCCGATGATGCTCTTCTACCGGGAGGACATCTTCGAGGAGATGGGCCTCGCGGTTCCCGCCACCTGGGAGGAGTTCGGCGCGCTCGCCGGGACTGTCCGCGAGAAGGACTCCAAACGCTACCTGACCACGTTCTCGCCGGGTGACGCCGGCTGGCTGGCCGGTTTCGCCCAGCAGGCGGGGGCGAACTGGTGGGCCGACGAGAACGGCGCCTGGAAGGTGACCGTCGACGACCCCGCGACCCGCAAGATGCTCTCCTTCTGGGGCGGGCTGGTCAACTCGGGTGCGATCCTGGGCGACCCGATGTACACACCGCAGTGGAACAGCCAGATGAGCGACGGCACCATCATCGCCTGGCCCAGCGCGGTCTGGGGTGCCGGTGTGCTCGCGGGCGTCGCCGCGTCCAGCAAGGGCAAGTGGCGGATGGCCCCGCTGCCGCAGTGGAACGCCGGGGAGCGGTTCACCGGGTTCTGGGGCGGCTCGTCCACCGCGGTCAGCGCCTCCTCCAAGCAGAAGGCCCAGGCCGCGAAGTTCGCCAAGTGGATGAACACCGATCCCGAGGCCCTGAAGCTGCTCGTCGAGATCGGCCTCTACCCGTCGGCCAGCGCCGGCCAGACCTCCGAGCAGCTGGGGGCGGCGCCGGAGTTCATGGTGAGCCAGAAGGACTACTACGACTCGGCCGCCGAGATCGCGAAGACCGCGCGGGGCTTCAGCAGCTGGGGGCCGAACACCAACGTCACCTACGGCGCGTTCGAGGACCTGATGCCGACGGCGGTGCGCGGCAAGTCGGACCTCGCGGCCGTCGCCGCCCAGGTGCAGCAGATGAGCGTCGCGGACCTCAAGAAGCAGGGTTACCAGGTCGTCGGCGGCTGA
- a CDS encoding beta-galactosidase produces MAGRPTTAPGTPRPGMHTLTAGRGLLFGGDYNPEQWPEHVWDEDVELMKAAGVNLVTVGVFSWGRIEPEPGARDFTWLDRVLDLLGSAGIAVDLATPTASPPPWMGHRWPRTLPVDESGHRLWYGARNQFCPSSPVYRERALAIVTDLADRYAGHPALALWHVGNEYGQICHCDDSAAAFRAWLRERYGDLDTLNEAWGTTFWSQHYSDWDEIVTPRRAPYIVNPTQRLDFARFSSDALLAHYRAERDILRERTPDTPVTTNFMGLFKPVDYWSWAPEEDIVSNDWYPDPADPLSPARTALTHDLIRSLGGGRPWLLMEQSPSAVNWRPHNLPKPAGQLRLESLQAVARGADGLCYFQWRASAFGSERFHAAMLPHAGPDTRIHAEVRAHGAELRRLDPVVGTPVPAKVAMLHDWPSWWALEERGRPSDRLDLPDQLLRFYRPLWERGVTVDLARPSADLTGYALVVVPNLYLIDDRDAAALTEYVRGGGVLVVGPFSGVTDPRGHVRTGRFPAPLREVLGASGEEWMPAPEDRPVRCRWADGTGFTARTWTELVRAEGAGTVATFTEGDLADRPAVLRHETGEGVAWYVATIPEPEGLGELTVRALADAGVTGVLPELPPGVEAVRRGPVLFLLNHGAGTVEVPLPQPSEDLLTGSPVHDRVTLAPRAVVALSPLP; encoded by the coding sequence ATGGCGGGACGACCGACGACGGCTCCCGGGACGCCGCGACCGGGCATGCACACCCTCACCGCCGGACGCGGGCTGCTCTTCGGCGGCGACTACAACCCCGAGCAGTGGCCCGAGCACGTGTGGGACGAAGACGTCGAGCTGATGAAGGCCGCCGGGGTCAACCTGGTCACCGTCGGCGTGTTCAGCTGGGGGCGGATCGAGCCGGAGCCCGGCGCGCGGGACTTCACCTGGCTGGACCGGGTGCTCGACCTGCTCGGCTCGGCCGGGATCGCGGTCGACCTGGCCACCCCCACCGCCTCGCCGCCCCCGTGGATGGGGCACCGCTGGCCGCGGACCCTTCCCGTCGACGAGTCGGGGCACCGGCTCTGGTACGGCGCCCGCAACCAGTTCTGCCCGTCGTCCCCGGTCTACCGGGAGCGGGCACTGGCCATCGTGACCGACCTCGCCGACCGCTACGCCGGGCACCCGGCGCTGGCGCTGTGGCACGTGGGCAACGAGTACGGCCAGATCTGCCACTGCGACGACTCGGCGGCGGCGTTCCGGGCCTGGCTGCGTGAGCGCTACGGCGACCTGGACACGCTGAACGAGGCGTGGGGCACCACCTTCTGGAGCCAGCACTACAGCGACTGGGACGAGATCGTCACCCCGCGGCGCGCGCCTTACATCGTGAACCCCACCCAGCGGCTGGACTTCGCACGGTTCAGCTCGGACGCGCTGCTCGCGCACTACCGCGCCGAGCGCGACATCCTGCGGGAACGCACCCCGGACACGCCGGTCACCACGAACTTCATGGGCCTGTTCAAGCCGGTCGACTACTGGTCGTGGGCGCCGGAGGAGGACATCGTCTCCAACGACTGGTACCCCGACCCCGCCGACCCGCTCTCCCCCGCGCGCACGGCGCTCACCCACGACCTGATCCGCTCGCTGGGCGGGGGACGGCCCTGGCTGCTGATGGAGCAGTCCCCGTCGGCGGTCAACTGGCGTCCGCACAACCTGCCCAAGCCGGCCGGGCAGCTGCGGCTGGAGTCGCTGCAGGCGGTGGCCCGCGGCGCGGACGGGCTGTGCTACTTCCAGTGGCGGGCCTCCGCGTTCGGGTCGGAGCGGTTCCACGCGGCGATGCTGCCGCACGCCGGGCCGGACACCCGGATCCACGCCGAGGTCCGCGCGCACGGCGCCGAGCTGCGCCGGCTGGACCCCGTGGTCGGCACGCCGGTGCCGGCGAAGGTGGCGATGCTGCACGACTGGCCCAGCTGGTGGGCGTTGGAGGAGCGCGGCCGGCCTAGTGACCGGCTCGACCTGCCCGACCAGCTGCTGCGCTTCTACCGGCCGCTGTGGGAGCGCGGGGTGACCGTGGACCTGGCGCGGCCGTCGGCCGACCTGACCGGCTACGCGCTGGTCGTGGTGCCGAACCTCTACCTGATCGACGACCGGGACGCCGCGGCGCTGACCGAGTACGTCCGCGGCGGCGGCGTGCTCGTCGTCGGGCCCTTCTCCGGGGTGACGGATCCCCGGGGGCACGTCCGCACCGGCCGGTTCCCGGCGCCGCTGCGGGAGGTGCTGGGCGCCTCCGGCGAGGAGTGGATGCCGGCGCCGGAGGACCGGCCGGTGCGCTGCCGGTGGGCCGACGGCACCGGTTTCACCGCGCGGACCTGGACCGAGCTGGTGCGCGCCGAGGGGGCCGGGACGGTGGCGACCTTCACCGAGGGGGACCTCGCCGACCGGCCGGCGGTGCTGCGGCACGAGACCGGCGAGGGGGTCGCGTGGTACGTGGCGACGATTCCCGAGCCGGAGGGGCTGGGCGAGCTGACCGTGCGGGCGCTGGCCGACGCGGGCGTGACCGGTGTCCTGCCCGAGCTGCCGCCCGGCGTCGAGGCGGTCCGCCGCGGGCCCGTGCTGTTCCTGCTCAACCACGGTGCCGGCACGGTGGAGGTGCCGCTTCCCCAGCCTTCCGAGGATCTGCTGACCGGATCCCCCGTCCACGACCGGGTGACGCTGGCGCCGCGCGCCGTCGTCGCGCTGAGCCCCCTTCCCTGA
- a CDS encoding LacI family DNA-binding transcriptional regulator, with amino-acid sequence MTSLRDVAKRAQVAVSTVSAALNGTRPVAAETKTRIERAAAELGYRPNLLARGLVSKRTRILALLFPAPHSGFGLTEMQFATGAAEAAGELGYHLMLSPENTDPVKELRYLTGLGLIDGVLLMEVRLDDERTAFLTEAGVPFSMIGRTRDPGSTSYADIDFARTAQDAVAHVAGLGHRTLAFLNHSSNAYSPQYGPTIRTGEEFAAAARRAGIDYVGGLHADSAQEGRRAFDRLVDERPDVTALAVMNDHAAVGVLAAVAARGWRIPQDLTLMLVLSSARVAEMFHPRLTTLEPPSSELGRLGVRMLIDRLQSGDDTPHQRLVPCRLVVGDSSGPPPATPGERGGRAGGPAGATAGDRTGDRDERTGDLARDRTGDRAGHPARDRTGDETGA; translated from the coding sequence ATGACTTCGTTACGTGACGTGGCCAAGCGGGCACAGGTCGCGGTCAGCACCGTCTCCGCCGCGCTGAACGGCACCCGGCCGGTGGCGGCGGAGACCAAGACCCGGATCGAGCGGGCCGCGGCCGAGCTGGGTTACCGCCCCAACCTGCTGGCCCGGGGGCTGGTGAGCAAGCGGACCCGCATCCTGGCGTTGCTGTTCCCCGCGCCGCACAGCGGCTTCGGGCTCACCGAGATGCAGTTCGCCACCGGTGCCGCCGAGGCGGCCGGTGAGCTGGGTTACCACCTGATGCTCTCCCCGGAGAACACCGACCCGGTCAAGGAGCTGCGCTACCTCACCGGGCTGGGCCTGATCGACGGCGTGCTGCTGATGGAGGTGCGCCTCGACGACGAGCGGACGGCGTTCCTGACGGAGGCGGGGGTGCCGTTCAGCATGATAGGGCGTACCCGCGATCCCGGCTCGACCAGCTACGCCGACATCGACTTCGCGCGCACCGCCCAGGACGCCGTCGCACACGTGGCGGGGCTGGGGCACCGAACGCTGGCCTTCCTCAACCACTCCTCGAACGCGTACTCCCCGCAGTACGGCCCGACCATCCGCACCGGTGAGGAGTTCGCCGCGGCGGCGCGGCGGGCGGGGATCGACTACGTCGGCGGCCTCCACGCCGACTCGGCACAGGAGGGCCGACGGGCGTTCGACCGGCTGGTCGACGAGCGTCCCGACGTGACCGCGCTGGCCGTGATGAACGACCACGCCGCGGTCGGCGTGCTCGCCGCCGTCGCCGCACGGGGCTGGCGGATCCCGCAGGACCTGACCCTGATGCTGGTGCTGTCCTCCGCGAGGGTCGCGGAGATGTTCCATCCCCGGCTCACCACGCTGGAGCCGCCCAGCTCGGAGCTGGGCCGACTCGGGGTGCGGATGCTGATCGACCGGTTGCAGAGCGGCGACGACACCCCCCACCAGCGGCTGGTGCCCTGCCGGCTGGTGGTCGGGGACAGCTCCGGCCCGCCACCCGCGACGCCGGGCGAACGCGGCGGCCGGGCCGGTGGCCCCGCCGGAGCGACGGCCGGTGACCGGACCGGCGATCGCGACGAGCGGACCGGTGACCTCGCCCGTGACCGCACCGGCGACCGTGCCGGCCACCCCGCCCGTGACCGCACCGGCGACGAGACAGGAGCATGA
- a CDS encoding sensor histidine kinase has product MRSLVHRLGADTRYLLLGFPLAVIAFALTVVGFAAGIGTVVVWVGVPVLAMTLMLARGFADVERRMLTEVLDRPVARPRYRPAPEGAGWFRRMANPLTNGQSWLDLLHGIVALPIAAVTFTFTVAWWAGTILGLTSPLYGWFTASIPGNQGLAHLLGFGDNTAVDVVINTVIGVLFALTLPVVVRSAALLQAGLGRAMLTGVAELHERIDDLAEGRAAAVSAEANALRRLERDIHDGPQQRLVSLAMDLSRAQRQLKRDPQAVQEMLDQAITSTRETLDELRALSRGIAPPILSDRGLTPALAALAGRSPIPVELDVQVTGRFTAAIENTVYFVTAESLANAAKHSRATVCTVTLSRTGDTLMLTVGDDGVGGAHVAKGHGLSGLADRLRAVDGELTVDSPVGGPTVIVAEVPCG; this is encoded by the coding sequence ATGAGATCCCTCGTGCATCGCCTCGGCGCCGACACGCGCTACCTGCTCCTCGGTTTCCCGCTGGCCGTGATCGCCTTCGCCCTGACGGTGGTCGGTTTCGCCGCCGGAATCGGGACGGTGGTCGTGTGGGTGGGCGTGCCGGTCCTGGCGATGACGTTGATGCTGGCCAGGGGGTTCGCCGACGTCGAGCGGAGGATGCTCACCGAGGTGCTGGACCGCCCGGTCGCCCGGCCGCGCTACCGGCCGGCGCCCGAGGGGGCCGGCTGGTTCCGCAGGATGGCCAACCCGCTGACCAACGGCCAGTCATGGCTGGACCTGCTCCACGGCATCGTGGCCCTCCCGATCGCCGCCGTGACCTTCACGTTCACGGTGGCCTGGTGGGCCGGGACGATCCTCGGCCTCACCTCCCCGCTCTACGGCTGGTTCACCGCCTCGATCCCCGGTAACCAGGGGCTGGCCCACCTGCTCGGGTTCGGTGACAACACCGCGGTCGACGTCGTGATCAACACCGTCATCGGGGTGCTGTTCGCCCTGACCCTGCCGGTGGTCGTGCGCAGCGCCGCGCTGCTCCAGGCCGGGCTCGGCCGGGCCATGCTCACCGGCGTCGCCGAGCTGCACGAGCGCATCGACGACCTGGCCGAGGGCCGGGCCGCGGCGGTCTCCGCCGAGGCCAACGCGCTGCGCAGGCTGGAGCGCGACATCCACGACGGCCCCCAGCAGCGCCTGGTCTCCCTGGCCATGGACCTCTCCCGGGCCCAGCGCCAGCTCAAGCGCGACCCGCAGGCGGTGCAGGAGATGCTCGACCAGGCCATCACCTCCACCCGCGAGACCCTCGACGAGCTGCGTGCCCTGTCGCGCGGCATCGCCCCGCCCATCCTCAGCGACCGCGGGCTGACCCCGGCGCTGGCCGCCCTGGCCGGCCGCTCGCCCATCCCGGTCGAGCTGGACGTGCAGGTCACCGGGCGCTTCACCGCCGCGATCGAGAACACCGTCTACTTCGTCACCGCCGAGTCGCTGGCCAACGCCGCCAAGCACAGCCGCGCCACGGTCTGCACCGTCACGCTGAGCCGGACCGGTGACACGCTGATGCTCACCGTCGGGGATGATGGGGTCGGCGGCGCCCATGTCGCCAAGGGACATGGTCTGTCCGGTCTGGCCGACCGCCTCAGGGCGGTGGACGGCGAGCTGACGGTCGATTCACCCGTCGGCGGGCCGACGGTCATCGTGGCGGAGGTTCCGTGCGGGTGA